GTGCATGGCTTCCAGGATGGGCAAACCAAATCCTTCAAAACCGGAGATATAAACCACCGCCAGTGCAGAACCTGCTATAGAGGTCAGATATTCTTCAGAGAGGTAACCCAAAAAGTGAATATCCTTTTTATGAACCGCCTTTTCATAGGCCGATTTAACCGGGCCTGTCTGCCAGGCGAAACGTCCCCCTATGAGCAATTTTACCTCAGATTCAAAGTTGTTTTTAAAGCCGTCAAAAGCCGTAATGAGCCGGTGTACATTTTTGCGGGGATGCACCGCACCATAATAAAAGAAATACGGGCTGCCATTTGAAAAATTCCTTCTGACCTCTACCTGTTCGGTGCCGGCAAGGGGTCGAAAAAGAGAGCGGCTGCCATTGTGTGCAACGGACAGTTTTTCCGAAGCAATGCCATACGTATTTTCAATATCATTTTTGGTAAAGTTGGAAACGGTAATAATATGGTCCGCTCTTTTCAGATAACGTGGCACCATAAAGTTGTAATACCAACGGGACAAAAAGGGCACGTGTTCCGGAAAATGGTGATGGGCAATATCATGAGTCACCATAAGTGTCGGCACATCGGTTGCCAGGGAACAAAATCCATCCGGCGAGAAAAAAAGATCTGCTTTTTGGTTTTTCAGTCCCTGCACCAAAGACCATTCAAACCAACAGTACCACAAAAATGGATGCCTGGCCGGAGGAAAGAGTCTGACTCCGGTAACATTTTTATCAAAAATAAACTGCTCATCGAAATCACGATCAAAAAAAAAGATAAACTCATCCCCCGGTCTGAGTTTGACGAGTCGGTGCAGCACCTCATAGGTAAACCAGCCAATGCCTTCCAGCTTATTTTGCAATAAAAACCTTGTATTTACGGCAATCCTCAAAGCGCTGTTTTTGTATTCAAAAAACTGGCCGCAGCATCAAGTTCTTCGTAGAACTCATCTCCGTACTTTCTGATGAGCGGTTCTTTTAAA
This sequence is a window from Lewinellaceae bacterium. Protein-coding genes within it:
- a CDS encoding glycosyltransferase family 4 protein codes for the protein MQNKLEGIGWFTYEVLHRLVKLRPGDEFIFFFDRDFDEQFIFDKNVTGVRLFPPARHPFLWYCWFEWSLVQGLKNQKADLFFSPDGFCSLATDVPTLMVTHDIAHHHFPEHVPFLSRWYYNFMVPRYLKRADHIITVSNFTKNDIENTYGIASEKLSVAHNGSRSLFRPLAGTEQVEVRRNFSNGSPYFFYYGAVHPRKNVHRLITAFDGFKNNFESEVKLLIGGRFAWQTGPVKSAYEKAVHKKDIHFLGYLSEEYLTSIAGSALAVVYISGFEGFGLPILEAMHAEVPVITSNVSSLPEVAGEAAILVDPENPEDIQSAMHLIWSQPGRRADLIEKGKRQREQFNWDKTVAVINEKIDQMLF